The Arthrobacter russicus genome has a segment encoding these proteins:
- a CDS encoding MarR family winged helix-turn-helix transcriptional regulator — MAVEDQTLVDLVNEVFRLFRTLKSLSHEPSVEGPRLAHIGIIGLLAQSGECRASALAEMIGVGPSALSRQLADLAEQGLVLRRPDPEDGRATLIKVSPEGAQVLAGVMSQRADRMRQRLRGWNEAEARDALAAVARLANALQGSTPSPVPEAADAPAAEGSPELR, encoded by the coding sequence ATGGCGGTCGAGGATCAAACCCTCGTCGACCTGGTCAATGAAGTATTCCGGCTTTTCCGGACGCTCAAAAGCCTGTCGCACGAACCTTCAGTGGAAGGCCCGAGGTTGGCCCACATCGGGATCATCGGGCTTTTGGCCCAGTCCGGGGAATGCCGGGCCAGCGCCCTCGCGGAGATGATCGGCGTCGGGCCCAGTGCGCTGAGCCGGCAGCTGGCCGATCTGGCGGAACAGGGTCTGGTGCTCCGCCGGCCCGATCCGGAGGACGGACGGGCCACCTTGATCAAAGTCTCCCCGGAAGGCGCGCAAGTCCTGGCCGGAGTGATGTCGCAGCGCGCCGATCGGATGCGGCAGCGGCTGCGGGGCTGGAACGAGGCCGAAGCCCGGGACGCACTGGCCGCCGTCGCGCGGCTGGCGAATGCGCTCCAAGGCAGCACGCCGTCCCCGGTGCCGGAGGCGGCAGACGCCCCGGCGGCAGAGGGTTCGCCGGAACTTCGCTGA
- a CDS encoding ABC transporter ATP-binding protein, with protein MLFRLIARNLAPHKAVLSGIVVLQLLSVVATLYLPTLNADIIDEGVVKQDTGTIYSLGLWMLLISLGQIICAIAATYLSARLAMTVGRTIRSDLFRKVESFSAREVGTFGAPSLITRTSNDVQQIQMLTLMSFTMMVTAPIMCIGGIVLALQQDVPLSGLLLVIIPVLVIAIGLIVRKLVPLFRKGQAQLDAINAVLREQIMGVSVIRAFVRREHEAARFDVANRNLTRTQLGAGRLLSLMFPIIMAVVSMASVGVLWFGGLRIDAGGMQIGALTAFLSYIMQILMAVMFALFMFMMIPRAAVSAERIQAVLNTESSVLDAAGARTLPDLDGSIEFRDVEFSYPGAEAPVVSGLSFQAKPGTTTAVIGSTGSGKTTLINLIPRLLDRTGGNIALGGVESHQLTLDSLRSSIGLVPQKAYLFSGTVASNVRFGKPDASEAEIWAALEIAQAADFVRELPDGLDAPIEQGGANVSGGQRQRLCIARAIIGRPKVYLFDDSFSALDFSTDARLRAALKPVTTEATVILVAQRVNTIRHADNILVLDEGRLVGQGTHDQLMADNPTYQEIVTSQLTAEDQENAA; from the coding sequence TTGTTATTCCGGTTGATTGCGAGGAACCTGGCTCCGCACAAGGCAGTGCTGAGCGGCATCGTGGTTCTGCAATTGCTTTCCGTCGTGGCGACGTTGTACCTGCCCACCCTGAACGCGGACATCATCGACGAGGGCGTGGTCAAGCAGGACACCGGCACGATTTATTCGCTCGGCCTGTGGATGCTGCTGATTTCTTTGGGGCAAATCATCTGCGCGATCGCCGCCACCTATCTGAGCGCCCGGCTGGCGATGACCGTGGGCCGGACCATCCGCAGTGACCTGTTCCGCAAAGTGGAATCATTCTCCGCCCGGGAAGTCGGCACTTTCGGCGCGCCTTCGTTGATCACCCGGACCAGCAACGACGTGCAGCAGATCCAGATGCTGACCTTGATGTCGTTCACCATGATGGTGACCGCGCCGATCATGTGCATCGGCGGAATCGTGCTCGCCCTGCAACAGGATGTCCCGCTCTCCGGATTGCTCCTGGTGATCATCCCGGTGCTGGTGATCGCGATCGGGCTGATCGTGCGCAAACTGGTTCCGCTGTTCCGCAAAGGCCAGGCCCAGCTGGACGCGATCAACGCGGTCCTGCGGGAGCAGATCATGGGGGTGAGCGTGATCCGCGCCTTCGTGCGCCGGGAACACGAAGCTGCCCGGTTCGACGTGGCCAACCGCAACCTCACCAGGACCCAGCTCGGCGCCGGCCGGCTGCTGTCGCTGATGTTTCCGATCATCATGGCCGTGGTCAGCATGGCCTCGGTCGGGGTGCTCTGGTTCGGCGGCCTGCGGATCGACGCCGGCGGTATGCAGATCGGTGCCTTGACCGCCTTTTTGAGCTACATCATGCAGATCCTGATGGCGGTCATGTTCGCTTTGTTCATGTTCATGATGATCCCGCGGGCAGCGGTCAGCGCGGAACGGATCCAGGCGGTGCTGAACACCGAATCCTCGGTGTTGGACGCTGCCGGCGCGCGGACGCTGCCGGACCTGGACGGCAGCATCGAATTCCGGGACGTCGAGTTCAGCTATCCGGGGGCCGAGGCGCCGGTGGTCTCCGGGCTGAGCTTCCAGGCCAAACCGGGCACCACGACGGCGGTGATCGGTTCCACCGGCAGCGGAAAGACGACCTTGATCAATTTGATTCCGCGGCTTTTGGACCGCACCGGAGGGAACATCGCGTTGGGCGGGGTGGAAAGCCACCAGCTCACCCTGGACTCCTTGCGGTCCTCGATCGGTCTGGTGCCGCAGAAGGCGTATTTGTTTTCCGGAACCGTGGCCTCGAATGTGCGCTTCGGCAAACCCGATGCGAGCGAAGCGGAAATCTGGGCGGCCTTGGAAATCGCCCAGGCAGCCGATTTCGTCCGGGAACTGCCGGACGGGCTGGACGCACCGATAGAACAGGGCGGGGCGAATGTCTCCGGCGGACAGCGGCAGCGGTTGTGCATTGCCCGGGCGATCATCGGCCGGCCCAAGGTCTATCTTTTCGACGACAGTTTTTCGGCGCTCGACTTCAGCACCGACGCCAGGCTCCGTGCGGCGTTGAAACCGGTGACCACTGAGGCGACCGTGATCCTGGTGGCGCAGCGGGTCAATACGATCCGGCATGCGGACAACATCCTGGTCCTGGACGAGGGCAGGCTGGTCGGCCAAGGCACCCACGACCAGCTGATGGCGGACAATCCGACCTATCAGGAGATCGTCACCTCGCAGCTCACCGCCGAAGACCAGGAGAATGCCGCATGA
- a CDS encoding MBL fold metallo-hydrolase, which produces MVESQLPEVLLQSPLLTIRRISVSAMDNNVYLLTSRTSGSQVLIDAADDAPAIFGMLASASADTADGRPPKLQAVITTHSHWDHVRALAAVVAASGARTVAGAPDAPDIEVATDSPVGDGDIGEFDGFELAAIALRGHTPGSIALLYRDPTGPAHLFTGDSLFPGGVGNTDRDPARFDQLFRDVKERIFDRLPDDTVVHPGHGAGTTLGAERPQLADWLARGW; this is translated from the coding sequence ATGGTCGAATCGCAGCTGCCCGAAGTGCTCTTGCAGAGCCCGCTCCTGACCATCCGCCGGATTTCGGTCAGCGCGATGGACAACAACGTCTACCTGCTGACCTCCCGCACGAGCGGCAGCCAGGTGCTCATCGATGCCGCCGACGACGCGCCGGCGATCTTCGGAATGCTCGCATCCGCGAGCGCGGACACCGCCGATGGACGGCCGCCGAAGCTGCAGGCGGTGATCACCACGCACTCGCACTGGGACCACGTCCGGGCGTTGGCCGCGGTCGTGGCGGCCAGCGGCGCGCGCACCGTCGCCGGGGCACCGGACGCGCCGGACATCGAAGTGGCCACGGACAGCCCGGTCGGCGACGGCGACATCGGCGAATTCGACGGTTTCGAGTTGGCAGCGATCGCGCTGCGCGGGCACACGCCGGGGTCCATCGCCTTGCTTTACCGGGACCCGACCGGTCCGGCGCACCTGTTCACCGGGGACTCGCTGTTCCCGGGCGGCGTCGGCAACACCGATCGGGACCCGGCCCGGTTCGACCAGCTGTTCCGCGACGTCAAGGAACGGATCTTCGACCGGCTCCCGGACGACACCGTGGTGCATCCGGGGCACGGTGCCGGCACCACACTCGGTGCCGAACGGCCCCAGTTGGCGGATTGGCTCGCCCGGGGCTGGTGA
- a CDS encoding DEAD/DEAH box helicase, translating into MTLLDKLPMSGEDPDAIYDGFVDWSAAQGLSLYPAQDEAVMELASGNNVILATPTGSGKSLVAVAAHFTALAAQERSYYTAPIKALVSEKFFALIEIFGAKNVGMVTGDSSVNPEAPIICCTAEILANIALREGPAAAVGTVVMDEFHYFSDPQRGWAWQVPLLELPQAQFLLMSATLGDVSSFEKELTERTGRNTVTVASAERPIPLHYYYVQTPVHETIEELLNTHQAPVYIVHFSQAEAIERAQTLMSINMCSKEEKQRISEMIARFRFSPGFGKTLNRLVRHGVGVHHAGMLPKYRRLVEQLAQAGLLKVICGTDTLGVGINVPIRTVLFTALSKYDGVRTRTLQAREFHQIAGRAGRAGFDTAGTVIVQAPEHTVENAKAMAKAQAKFGDDQRKLRQVVKKKPPEGFVSWGEPTFTRLVESEPEPLSSSFTITHAMLLNLLERPGNPFTAARRLLSENREPRAVQLKLMRKALGILRELLVADVVERIPLAEQTADGRTLRLTVHLQLNFALNQPLSPFALAALELLDPESPSYAHDVVSVIESTLENPRQILSAQLKYARGEAIAAMKAEGMEYEERMNALEEISYPQPLGELLRQAFDTYRKSAPWLGDFTVEPKSIVRDLAERAMNFGEYVQFYSLARSEGIVLRYLADAYRALRQTVPPNALSEDLSDLIAWLGELVRQVDSSLLDEWEALAAGHETASAADPASADGVLAAPPALTRNDRAFRVMVRNELFRRVELASRDNFEALGELDADAGWNADRWADALDDYWDEHEFINAGPSARGPALFVHEPDSAARLWKVRQIIDDPAGNHDWAIQAEVDLDASDEAGYAVLRLTDFGRADG; encoded by the coding sequence ATGACACTCCTTGACAAGCTGCCGATGTCCGGCGAAGACCCGGACGCCATTTACGACGGATTCGTGGACTGGAGCGCGGCTCAGGGGCTGAGCCTCTACCCGGCCCAGGACGAAGCCGTGATGGAACTCGCCAGTGGCAACAACGTCATTCTGGCCACGCCGACCGGCTCCGGCAAATCCCTGGTGGCCGTGGCCGCGCATTTCACCGCGCTGGCGGCCCAGGAACGCAGCTACTACACCGCGCCGATCAAGGCCCTGGTCTCGGAGAAGTTCTTCGCCCTGATCGAGATCTTCGGTGCGAAGAACGTGGGCATGGTCACCGGCGATTCCTCGGTCAACCCGGAGGCGCCGATCATCTGCTGCACTGCGGAGATCCTGGCCAATATCGCCCTGCGCGAAGGCCCAGCCGCTGCGGTGGGCACCGTGGTGATGGACGAGTTCCACTACTTCTCCGACCCGCAACGCGGTTGGGCCTGGCAAGTTCCGCTGCTCGAATTGCCGCAGGCCCAGTTCCTGCTGATGAGCGCCACACTGGGCGATGTGAGCAGTTTCGAAAAGGAACTCACCGAGCGCACCGGGCGGAACACGGTCACCGTAGCCTCCGCCGAACGGCCGATCCCGCTGCACTACTACTACGTGCAGACCCCGGTGCACGAAACCATCGAAGAACTGCTCAATACCCATCAGGCTCCGGTGTACATCGTGCACTTCAGCCAGGCCGAGGCGATCGAGCGCGCGCAGACCCTGATGAGCATCAACATGTGCAGCAAGGAGGAAAAGCAGCGTATCTCGGAAATGATCGCGCGCTTCCGCTTCTCCCCAGGATTCGGCAAAACCTTGAACCGTCTGGTCCGCCACGGCGTCGGGGTGCACCACGCCGGGATGCTGCCGAAGTACCGGCGCTTGGTCGAGCAACTGGCCCAGGCCGGGCTGCTCAAGGTGATCTGCGGCACTGACACGCTCGGCGTCGGCATCAATGTGCCGATCCGCACGGTGCTCTTCACCGCTTTGAGCAAGTACGACGGCGTCCGGACCCGGACACTGCAGGCCCGCGAATTTCATCAAATCGCCGGCCGCGCCGGGCGGGCCGGGTTCGACACTGCGGGCACGGTGATCGTGCAGGCGCCGGAACACACCGTGGAAAACGCCAAGGCGATGGCGAAGGCGCAGGCGAAGTTCGGCGACGATCAGCGCAAGCTGCGCCAAGTGGTGAAGAAGAAACCCCCGGAAGGCTTCGTCAGCTGGGGCGAGCCCACCTTCACCCGCTTGGTCGAATCGGAGCCGGAACCGCTGTCCTCGAGTTTCACGATCACCCATGCCATGCTGCTGAATCTGTTGGAGCGGCCGGGCAACCCCTTCACCGCGGCCCGCCGGCTGCTCAGCGAGAACCGGGAACCCCGGGCCGTCCAGTTGAAGCTGATGCGCAAGGCCCTGGGCATCCTGCGCGAGTTGCTGGTGGCCGATGTGGTGGAAAGGATCCCGCTCGCGGAACAGACCGCGGACGGAAGGACGCTCCGGTTGACCGTCCACCTGCAGCTGAACTTCGCCCTGAACCAACCGCTCTCCCCGTTCGCGCTGGCCGCGCTGGAGTTGTTGGACCCGGAATCGCCCAGCTACGCGCACGATGTGGTGTCGGTGATCGAATCGACGCTGGAGAACCCCCGGCAGATCCTTTCCGCCCAGTTGAAGTACGCCCGCGGCGAAGCGATCGCCGCGATGAAGGCCGAAGGCATGGAGTACGAGGAACGGATGAACGCCCTCGAGGAAATCAGCTATCCGCAGCCGCTCGGCGAGCTGCTGCGCCAGGCTTTCGACACCTATCGGAAGTCCGCGCCGTGGCTGGGCGATTTCACCGTCGAGCCCAAGTCGATCGTCCGGGACCTGGCCGAACGGGCGATGAACTTCGGCGAATACGTCCAGTTCTACTCGCTAGCCCGCAGCGAGGGCATCGTGCTGCGTTACCTGGCCGACGCCTACCGGGCTTTGCGCCAAACCGTGCCGCCGAATGCGCTCAGTGAAGACCTTTCGGATCTGATCGCCTGGCTCGGCGAGCTGGTCCGGCAGGTCGATTCCAGCCTGTTGGACGAATGGGAAGCCCTGGCCGCCGGGCACGAAACCGCTTCAGCCGCCGATCCCGCCTCCGCGGACGGCGTACTGGCCGCCCCGCCCGCGCTGACCCGCAATGACCGGGCATTCCGGGTGATGGTCCGCAACGAACTGTTCCGTCGGGTGGAATTGGCCTCCCGGGACAACTTCGAAGCGCTGGGCGAACTCGATGCCGACGCCGGCTGGAATGCCGACCGATGGGCGGACGCCCTGGACGACTACTGGGATGAACACGAGTTCATCAACGCCGGCCCCTCGGCCCGGGGCCCGGCTCTGTTCGTGCACGAACCCGACTCCGCGGCCCGGCTGTGGAAGGTCCGGCAGATCATCGACGACCCGGCGGGCAACCACGACTGGGCGATCCAAGCCGAGGTGGATCTGGACGCTTCGGACGAAGCCGGCTACGCGGTGCTGCGGTTGACTGATTTCGGCCGCGCAGACGGCTGA
- a CDS encoding ABC transporter ATP-binding protein has product MSMMGRGGPPQKAIAFGASLKRILGLMRPDRLRMAWVIFLAAVSVLLSVAAPKVLGHATDLIFQGVVGKMLGGQFPAGTSKEQAVAALRAANQGQLADLVSGTDAVIGQGIDFQALGWVMLSVLLLYVISFFFNWSQGYITTGIVQRAMYRLRQDVEAKLDRLPMRHFQEASRGDVLSRVTNDIDNFAQTLNQTLTQLLTSVLTVIGVIAMMFSISWSLALIALCSVPLIAGITVLVARRSRVQFVAQWKTTGELNGHIEEMFTGHEIVKAFGQQKAAIEKFELANDGLYKSSSKAQFISGIIMPSTGFVANLSYVAIAVVGALQITAGQITLGSVQAFIQYSRQFSQPIAQIGGMINLLQSGVASAERVFKLLDEPEQSPDHEPAASLGRPGEPIQGRVVFDRVDFSYKADEPLIEDLSLVAEPGQTVAIVGPTGAGKTTLVNLLMRFYDIDSGKISIDGVDTAQLTRDDLRQRFGMVLQDAWLFSGTIRDNLAYGRLDASEAEIIEAAEATYVDHFVRALPDGYDTVLSDDGDSLSQGQRQLMTIARAWLANPSILILDEATSSVDTRTEVLIRQAMGRLREDRTSFVIAHRLSTIRDADLILVMDHGRIIEQGTHEELLAAGGFYEKLYMSQFGDPMVEEQVPTV; this is encoded by the coding sequence ATGAGCATGATGGGGCGCGGCGGGCCGCCGCAGAAGGCCATCGCCTTCGGAGCCAGCCTGAAACGGATCCTCGGTCTGATGCGGCCGGATCGGTTGCGGATGGCCTGGGTGATTTTCCTGGCCGCAGTTTCGGTGCTGCTCTCGGTGGCGGCGCCGAAAGTCCTGGGGCACGCGACCGACTTGATCTTCCAAGGCGTGGTCGGCAAGATGCTCGGCGGGCAGTTCCCCGCCGGAACCAGCAAGGAGCAGGCGGTGGCTGCGCTCCGGGCGGCGAACCAAGGACAGCTGGCCGACTTGGTCAGCGGGACCGATGCCGTGATCGGGCAGGGCATCGACTTCCAAGCGCTCGGCTGGGTGATGCTCTCGGTGCTGCTGCTCTACGTGATCTCGTTCTTCTTCAACTGGAGCCAGGGCTACATCACCACCGGGATCGTGCAACGGGCGATGTACCGGCTGCGCCAGGACGTCGAAGCGAAACTGGACCGGTTGCCGATGCGCCACTTCCAAGAAGCTTCGCGCGGCGACGTGCTCAGCCGGGTCACCAATGACATCGACAATTTCGCCCAGACGCTCAACCAGACCCTGACCCAGCTGCTGACCTCGGTGCTGACCGTGATCGGCGTGATCGCGATGATGTTCTCGATCTCCTGGTCGCTGGCCCTGATCGCACTGTGCTCGGTGCCGTTGATCGCCGGCATCACGGTGCTGGTGGCCCGGCGCTCGCGGGTGCAGTTCGTGGCACAGTGGAAGACCACCGGCGAACTCAACGGGCATATCGAGGAGATGTTCACCGGGCATGAGATCGTGAAGGCTTTCGGCCAGCAGAAGGCCGCGATCGAGAAGTTCGAGCTGGCCAACGACGGGCTGTACAAGTCCAGTTCCAAAGCCCAGTTCATCTCCGGAATCATCATGCCCTCGACCGGGTTCGTCGCGAATCTGAGCTATGTGGCGATCGCCGTCGTCGGGGCTCTGCAGATCACCGCGGGGCAGATCACCTTGGGCTCGGTGCAGGCCTTCATCCAGTACTCGCGGCAGTTCAGCCAGCCGATCGCGCAGATCGGCGGAATGATCAACCTCCTGCAATCCGGGGTGGCTTCCGCGGAACGGGTCTTCAAACTGCTCGACGAGCCGGAACAGAGCCCGGACCACGAACCGGCTGCCAGCCTGGGCCGCCCGGGCGAGCCGATCCAGGGCCGGGTGGTCTTCGACCGGGTCGATTTCAGTTACAAAGCGGACGAGCCGCTGATCGAAGACCTCTCCCTGGTCGCAGAACCGGGCCAGACGGTGGCTATCGTGGGGCCGACCGGGGCGGGCAAAACCACCCTGGTCAATTTGCTGATGCGGTTCTACGACATCGACTCCGGAAAGATCTCGATCGACGGCGTGGACACCGCGCAGTTGACCCGGGACGACCTCCGGCAACGGTTCGGCATGGTGTTGCAGGACGCCTGGCTGTTTTCCGGGACGATCCGGGACAATCTCGCCTACGGCCGGCTCGACGCCTCCGAGGCGGAGATCATCGAAGCCGCAGAGGCGACCTATGTGGACCACTTCGTGCGGGCGCTCCCGGACGGCTACGACACGGTGCTTTCCGACGACGGCGATTCGCTGAGTCAGGGGCAGCGGCAACTGATGACCATTGCCCGGGCTTGGCTGGCCAATCCGTCGATCCTGATCCTGGACGAAGCCACGAGTTCGGTGGACACCCGTACCGAGGTGCTGATCCGGCAGGCGATGGGCAGGCTCCGCGAGGACCGGACGAGCTTCGTGATCGCGCACCGGCTGTCCACGATCCGGGACGCGGATCTGATCCTGGTGATGGACCACGGCCGGATCATCGAACAGGGCACCCATGAGGAGCTGCTGGCGGCCGGCGGTTTTTACGAAAAGCTTTACATGTCCCAGTTCGGGGACCCGATGGTGGAAGAACAGGTGCCTACGGTATGA
- a CDS encoding GntR family transcriptional regulator, with protein MSVTKTKPVDGGLSSWRPAAGSSVAPFEQLRLLIADLIGRGVLPVGSKLPTVRALASSSGLAVNTVARAFRELESAGVVHTLGRGGTVVAASGDAIREQVAQAAAEFAAVVHGLGLPEADALAIAGAALRR; from the coding sequence ATGAGTGTGACAAAAACCAAGCCGGTCGACGGCGGCCTTTCAAGCTGGCGGCCGGCCGCGGGGAGTTCGGTGGCGCCTTTCGAGCAGCTGCGCCTGCTGATTGCGGACCTGATCGGCCGGGGCGTGCTCCCGGTGGGCTCGAAGCTGCCCACGGTCCGGGCGCTGGCCTCCTCGAGCGGTTTGGCGGTGAACACCGTAGCCCGGGCATTCCGCGAACTGGAGAGCGCCGGCGTGGTGCACACACTGGGCCGCGGCGGCACCGTGGTGGCCGCATCCGGCGATGCGATCCGCGAACAGGTGGCGCAGGCCGCGGCGGAATTCGCCGCAGTGGTGCACGGCCTGGGGCTTCCGGAAGCCGATGCCCTGGCCATCGCGGGGGCAGCGTTGCGGCGGTGA
- a CDS encoding trans-aconitate 2-methyltransferase — protein sequence MTVTWDPQRYVQFGDFRNRPFFDLTARVLADRPASVVDLGCGPGNLTGTLAARWPQARVLGLDSSPEMISAATAAEHPQNLSFSVADVVDWQPAADTDVVVTNAVLQWVPEHRELLPAWLAALRPGAWFAMQVPGNFGAASHVLMREVAESPVWRDRLDGVLRHEDAVGEPADYLEIFLAAGMRADAWETTYQQVLQGPHPVLDWVRGTGLRPVLNALSTDAAAAFEAEYSARLDLAYPQRDFGTVFPFRRIFVVGRKI from the coding sequence ATGACAGTAACGTGGGACCCACAGCGATACGTCCAGTTCGGGGATTTCCGGAACCGGCCCTTTTTCGACCTGACCGCACGGGTTTTGGCCGATCGACCCGCCTCGGTGGTCGATCTGGGTTGCGGCCCCGGCAATTTGACCGGCACGCTCGCCGCCCGGTGGCCGCAGGCCCGGGTGCTCGGCCTGGATTCCTCACCTGAGATGATCTCCGCCGCAACGGCGGCGGAACATCCGCAGAATCTGAGTTTCTCGGTGGCCGACGTGGTGGACTGGCAACCCGCAGCCGACACCGACGTGGTGGTGACCAATGCCGTGCTGCAGTGGGTGCCGGAGCACCGGGAACTGCTCCCGGCCTGGCTCGCGGCGCTGCGGCCCGGAGCATGGTTCGCGATGCAGGTGCCGGGGAATTTCGGCGCGGCCTCACATGTCCTGATGCGCGAAGTGGCGGAGTCGCCAGTTTGGCGGGACCGGCTCGACGGCGTGCTCCGGCACGAGGACGCGGTGGGCGAGCCGGCGGACTACTTGGAGATTTTCCTGGCTGCCGGGATGCGCGCCGACGCCTGGGAAACCACTTATCAGCAAGTGCTGCAAGGGCCGCATCCGGTGCTGGACTGGGTGCGCGGCACCGGCCTGCGCCCGGTGCTCAATGCGCTCTCCACGGACGCCGCGGCAGCCTTCGAGGCGGAATACTCGGCTCGGTTGGACCTGGCGTATCCGCAACGCGACTTCGGCACGGTCTTCCCGTTCCGACGAATCTTCGTGGTGGGCCGGAAGATCTGA
- a CDS encoding GNAT family N-acetyltransferase: protein MTIRPAVLSDVPVILELIHDLAIYEKEPDAVRTTAQMLESALFGPEPKVFADIAEDQHGVQGFALWFLNFSTWEGVHGIYLEDLYVRPEARGGGHGKALLQGLARTAVDRGYARVEWSVLDWNTPSIDFYRSLGAFPMDGWSTFRLTAEALTEFAA, encoded by the coding sequence ATGACCATCCGCCCCGCCGTGCTCAGCGACGTCCCCGTGATCCTCGAACTCATCCACGATCTGGCCATTTACGAAAAAGAGCCGGACGCGGTGAGAACCACCGCGCAGATGCTGGAATCGGCGCTTTTCGGCCCGGAGCCGAAAGTCTTCGCCGACATCGCCGAAGACCAACACGGCGTGCAGGGCTTCGCTTTGTGGTTCCTCAACTTCTCCACCTGGGAAGGCGTGCACGGGATCTATTTGGAGGATCTCTACGTGCGTCCCGAGGCGCGTGGCGGCGGGCACGGCAAGGCACTGCTCCAGGGACTGGCCCGGACCGCAGTGGACCGCGGCTATGCCCGCGTCGAGTGGAGCGTGCTGGATTGGAACACCCCCTCGATCGACTTTTACCGGTCCTTGGGCGCGTTCCCGATGGATGGTTGGTCCACTTTCCGGCTGACCGCCGAGGCGTTGACCGAGTTCGCCGCATGA